One window from the genome of Desulfobacteraceae bacterium encodes:
- a CDS encoding response regulator, which produces MTVAMNTTLHADVYFNDVAPDAEPARRYRILLAEDDKEMRTLLALSLKRAGYDVVKCSDGVDMLTHLAAFLLPYEPVHESFDLIISDIRMPGVTGMEVLQGQPKRANFPPMILITAFGDDETHAQAAECGVAAMFDKPFDVDELLEKVNAILLCRE; this is translated from the coding sequence ATGACCGTGGCAATGAACACAACTCTTCATGCGGACGTTTATTTCAATGATGTCGCACCCGATGCGGAACCAGCGAGGCGGTATCGCATTCTGCTGGCGGAGGACGACAAGGAGATGCGGACCTTGTTGGCGCTTTCGCTGAAGCGAGCCGGCTATGATGTGGTTAAGTGCTCGGACGGTGTCGACATGCTGACCCATTTGGCTGCCTTTCTGCTGCCCTACGAACCGGTCCACGAATCCTTCGACCTGATCATTTCCGACATCCGGATGCCCGGCGTTACTGGCATGGAAGTCCTTCAGGGCCAACCCAAACGAGCGAATTTCCCCCCCATGATCCTGATCACCGCCTTTGGCGACGACGAAACCCATGCCCAGGCCGCCGAATGCGGCGTCGCGGCCATGTTCGACAAGCCTTTCGATGTGGATGAACTGCTGGAAAAAGTGAATGCCATTCTGCTGTGCAGGGAATGA
- a CDS encoding tyrosine-type recombinase/integrase produces the protein MLPVVEEALREQRRQNPTKSPYVFLNNDGKPVDCETLQKTTWTPGLKRAELEYRLMYHTRHSFATLMLSGGENMGWVQQMMGHAYLKMIQERYYRFIQNLTHTDGSALAEKFQRNLVRVTPNLPQNDEGDHLAQVIPFNR, from the coding sequence ATGCTGCCGGTGGTCGAGGAGGCGCTCCGGGAACAGCGGCGGCAGAATCCCACGAAGTCCCCTTATGTGTTTCTCAACAACGACGGCAAACCGGTAGACTGCGAGACCCTCCAAAAGACCACCTGGACACCGGGGCTGAAGCGTGCGGAACTGGAGTACCGGTTGATGTACCACACCCGGCACTCCTTTGCGACCCTGATGCTCTCGGGCGGGGAAAACATGGGGTGGGTGCAGCAAATGATGGGGCATGCCTATCTGAAGATGATCCAGGAGCGCTACTACCGCTTCATTCAAAATCTGACCCACACCGACGGCAGCGCGTTGGCGGAAAAGTTCCAAAGGAACCTGGTTCGAGTTACCCCGAATTTACCACAAAATGACGAAGGGGATCACCTCGCCCAGGTAATCCCCTTTAATCGTTGA
- a CDS encoding thiamine pyrophosphate-dependent enzyme, translating into MELFPGEIALRDSWKLCGSAGPARHRIPGRRKRLLHLAGVRSMIRESADVTVVVCANRRYRILQTELTRAGIAQPGPKALTLTDLTRPVIDWVALARVFGVPACRVGTDGEFAGALKRALAEHGPSLFEPVIG; encoded by the coding sequence ATGGAGTTATTCCCCGGGGAAATAGCCCTTCGGGACAGTTGGAAGTTGTGCGGTTCTGCCGGCCCGGCGCGTCATCGCATTCCAGGCCGAAGAAAGCGGCTTTTACACCTTGCAGGCGTCCGGTCGATGATCCGCGAGAGCGCGGACGTAACCGTCGTGGTGTGCGCAAACCGCCGCTACCGCATCCTGCAGACCGAGCTTACCCGTGCCGGTATCGCGCAGCCCGGACCCAAGGCGCTAACGCTCACCGATCTCACACGCCCGGTGATCGACTGGGTGGCGCTGGCCAGGGTCTTCGGCGTGCCGGCTTGCAGGGTGGGCACTGACGGCGAATTCGCCGGTGCGCTTAAACGCGCACTTGCCGAACACGGTCCCAGCCTGTTCGAGCCGGTGATTGGCTGA
- a CDS encoding MFS transporter, giving the protein MKKPGLPTVLFTAAFCMMAGVGAIVSILPRRILDLSTDGISLGLLSTSFAVAYLAAQLPVGYLADRFGASAFLVGGYLVCAAAGLIFYLAPNATVILVARIVQGIGEAPVWALGPALLSVHHDDRRALAMGHYNAAIHIGLTVGPVIGYLARGNMAFSVYAGLCIAGAAILYWGIADTGKTPAIVGQQIRPSDVARLLGMPGVGNALWGILLWGGAYGMFLTVIPGFLIVYHGAPASLTTLFFVIFYLMISLSQLIFGPLVDGLGRRRVMRLGLAAGAVGIGIFPYVGLYGAMGLLTLAAFGLGAFYLASMARLNDAAPVELKGSISGAYYLAWGIGMSVAAVAVEGISLHLHPSAGFVAFAVLLGVQASVVGLKWRQT; this is encoded by the coding sequence ATGAAAAAGCCTGGATTGCCGACCGTGTTGTTCACGGCAGCCTTTTGCATGATGGCGGGGGTCGGGGCCATCGTTTCGATTCTGCCCCGCCGCATCCTGGATCTTTCCACCGACGGGATTTCTCTTGGGCTGTTGAGCACCAGTTTTGCCGTCGCCTATCTTGCCGCTCAACTGCCGGTGGGTTACCTCGCAGACCGTTTCGGTGCCAGTGCCTTTCTGGTGGGAGGCTATCTGGTCTGTGCCGCCGCCGGTCTGATCTTCTACCTTGCCCCCAATGCAACCGTTATACTGGTCGCCCGCATCGTTCAAGGAATTGGCGAGGCACCGGTTTGGGCACTGGGTCCGGCCTTGCTCTCGGTGCATCATGATGACCGGCGGGCATTGGCCATGGGCCATTACAACGCGGCGATCCATATCGGTTTGACTGTCGGGCCGGTGATCGGCTATCTGGCCCGGGGAAACATGGCTTTCAGCGTTTACGCGGGGCTTTGTATCGCCGGTGCCGCGATTCTTTACTGGGGTATTGCCGACACAGGCAAGACCCCTGCAATAGTCGGACAACAGATTAGGCCATCGGATGTCGCCCGGCTTCTGGGCATGCCGGGGGTGGGCAACGCCCTGTGGGGCATCCTGCTCTGGGGAGGCGCCTATGGGATGTTTCTTACCGTCATTCCGGGGTTTCTCATCGTTTACCACGGGGCTCCGGCAAGCCTGACCACGTTGTTTTTTGTAATCTTCTACCTGATGATCAGCCTGTCCCAGCTTATCTTCGGCCCGTTGGTGGACGGCCTGGGCCGGCGACGGGTGATGCGCCTGGGGCTTGCGGCCGGTGCCGTCGGTATTGGCATCTTCCCCTATGTCGGCCTTTACGGCGCCATGGGACTGCTCACCCTGGCGGCTTTTGGCCTGGGCGCGTTTTACCTGGCCTCCATGGCTCGGCTAAATGATGCGGCCCCGGTTGAATTGAAGGGCAGCATCTCCGGAGCCTACTATTTAGCCTGGGGCATTGGGATGAGCGTTGCGGCCGTGGCCGTGGAGGGAATATCGTTGCACCTGCACCCCAGCGCCGGCTTCGTCGCCTTTGCCGTCCTTCTGGGCGTGCAGGCGAGCGTGGTCGGACTGAAGTGGCGCCAAACTTGA
- a CDS encoding sigma-54 dependent transcriptional regulator has product MSRARILVVDDKENMLKLFAKILGDEYELTTAADGGRALFLVEEQDFDVVVTDVKMPGASGLEVLKAVKRRQPDTEVVMMTAYASVGDAVAAMKLGAYDYLQKPFDPDAAVLTLARALERKRLKEQATSLRRELQAHHSFQNIVGKSRAMQDVFRLFEQAAGLDITVLLTGETGTGKELAARAIHYQSARKDRRFVPVNCGALPTGLVESELFGHARGSFTGATGAKPGLFEEADGGTVFLDEVGELPLAVQVKLNRTLQEKEIRRVGDNTATTIDVRVIAATCRDLKAELQAGRFREDLFYRLNVFPIRMPSLRERRDDIPLLAAHFLAKYERAFQRTLAGLTPDALRALTGYAWPGNVRELEHAVERAVVVATGTEIDARDLPEDLQENRRENLPIETLVKLPYREALDTAKKRFTRDYLAALLREFEGNVTRAAERAAMERESLHRLLKRYGVRSEDFKSER; this is encoded by the coding sequence ATGAGTCGTGCGCGCATTCTGGTCGTCGACGACAAGGAGAACATGCTCAAGCTGTTTGCCAAGATCCTCGGCGACGAATACGAGCTCACCACGGCAGCGGATGGCGGCCGCGCGCTTTTTCTCGTTGAGGAACAAGACTTCGACGTCGTCGTGACCGATGTCAAAATGCCCGGGGCCAGCGGTTTGGAGGTTCTTAAAGCCGTGAAGCGACGGCAGCCGGACACCGAGGTCGTGATGATGACGGCCTACGCCTCTGTCGGCGATGCCGTGGCGGCAATGAAGCTGGGTGCGTACGACTACCTCCAGAAGCCATTCGACCCGGATGCGGCTGTCCTGACCCTTGCCCGCGCCCTGGAGCGAAAGCGGCTGAAGGAGCAGGCGACCAGCCTGCGCAGGGAGCTTCAGGCCCACCACTCCTTTCAGAACATCGTCGGCAAGAGCCGCGCAATGCAGGATGTCTTTCGGCTCTTCGAACAGGCGGCCGGCCTCGACATCACCGTCCTCTTGACCGGGGAGACCGGCACCGGCAAGGAGCTCGCCGCTCGCGCCATTCATTACCAGAGCGCAAGGAAAGATCGCCGCTTCGTTCCGGTGAACTGCGGCGCCCTGCCAACGGGGCTGGTCGAGAGTGAGTTGTTCGGCCACGCTCGGGGCTCCTTCACGGGGGCGACCGGCGCCAAACCGGGTTTGTTCGAGGAAGCTGACGGCGGAACAGTCTTCCTTGACGAGGTCGGCGAGCTGCCCCTCGCCGTTCAGGTGAAGCTGAACCGCACTTTGCAGGAGAAGGAAATCCGCCGCGTTGGAGACAACACGGCCACGACCATCGACGTGCGGGTCATCGCGGCGACTTGCCGCGATCTGAAGGCCGAGTTACAGGCGGGACGCTTCCGGGAGGACCTCTTCTACCGGTTGAATGTGTTTCCCATCCGGATGCCGTCGCTCAGGGAACGCCGTGACGACATCCCGCTGCTCGCGGCGCACTTCCTCGCAAAGTATGAACGGGCCTTCCAGCGGACCCTGGCCGGCTTGACGCCCGACGCGCTGAGGGCCCTGACCGGGTATGCCTGGCCGGGGAACGTCCGTGAGCTGGAGCACGCCGTGGAGCGAGCGGTGGTTGTGGCCACCGGAACGGAGATCGATGCCCGCGATCTACCGGAGGATCTCCAGGAGAATCGAAGAGAGAACCTGCCCATCGAAACTCTCGTCAAGCTGCCGTACCGGGAGGCCCTGGACACGGCCAAAAAACGTTTCACACGCGACTACCTTGCCGCGTTGTTGCGGGAGTTCGAGGGAAACGTCACGCGTGCGGCAGAGCGTGCCGCGATGGAACGGGAGAGTCTTCACCGCCTTCTCAAGCGTTACGGTGTCCGATCGGAAGACTTCAAGTCGGAACGCTGA
- a CDS encoding HAMP domain-containing protein codes for MAYDTPLKRRETGIGAAARKILWSGTGRRLFVAFAAIILIYALASGLALHGLVQIRNEVTGARERVEGLQLALELASAVRDQYAHLAHTIIIGDDSHVKFYESARDHAQALVYQMHGFSTRPDERQWTARIEGALNELDSAYRNRILPRVLAGQHDEVREEHGQVLSSVAVAQDNAAFLAGRFSESVTELQVLVTRIQRRTLIWALFFLLVAPALAAGAGTVIGRSVARPLAELKAGAERIGTGDLDTRIEIQCMDEFGALAEQFNAMAASVKEHQHRLFLQEKLAGIGRLAAGLAHEINNPLGVILGYVRVLGKKAEGDLREDLAVIETETLRCKEIVDGLLDLSRPPKPGVCPVDLRELAEDVAAKLSESDQTQGVGISVDGEASAQGDVLKLRQVVFNLVKNAVEAVGPGGRVEVRITDGEGQTELAVSDNGPGFPADVREHLFEPFFTTKPRGTGLGLAVSRAIALAHGGDLLVDAPGRGARVVLRLPRASERGAT; via the coding sequence TTGGCTTACGACACTCCCTTGAAGAGAAGAGAAACCGGGATCGGAGCCGCGGCCAGGAAGATTTTATGGTCGGGGACCGGACGTCGCCTCTTCGTGGCTTTCGCCGCGATCATCTTGATTTACGCGCTGGCCTCGGGTTTGGCGCTCCATGGCCTCGTGCAGATCCGCAACGAGGTAACGGGGGCCCGCGAGCGGGTCGAGGGGTTGCAACTGGCGCTTGAGCTTGCCAGCGCGGTGCGCGACCAGTATGCCCACCTCGCCCACACGATCATTATCGGCGACGACAGCCACGTGAAATTCTACGAGAGTGCGCGCGATCACGCGCAAGCTCTTGTTTACCAGATGCACGGCTTTTCGACCAGACCCGACGAGCGACAGTGGACCGCACGAATCGAGGGGGCACTGAACGAATTGGATTCGGCTTATCGGAACCGGATCCTACCCCGTGTGCTGGCAGGCCAGCACGACGAGGTCCGGGAGGAACACGGACAGGTGTTGAGCAGCGTGGCGGTCGCACAGGATAACGCGGCCTTCCTGGCCGGCCGTTTCTCCGAGTCGGTGACCGAGCTTCAGGTGTTGGTCACCAGGATTCAACGCCGCACCCTCATCTGGGCGTTGTTTTTTTTGCTCGTCGCCCCCGCGCTCGCGGCAGGAGCGGGCACAGTCATCGGTCGCTCGGTCGCGCGTCCGCTTGCAGAGCTGAAGGCCGGTGCGGAGAGAATTGGCACGGGCGATCTCGACACAAGGATCGAGATCCAATGCATGGACGAGTTCGGCGCCCTCGCCGAGCAGTTCAACGCCATGGCGGCTTCGGTGAAGGAGCACCAGCACCGGCTTTTCCTCCAGGAGAAGCTGGCCGGCATCGGTAGACTGGCGGCCGGCTTGGCCCATGAGATCAACAACCCGCTTGGGGTCATCCTCGGCTACGTGCGGGTGCTCGGCAAGAAGGCCGAGGGCGACCTCCGCGAGGATCTGGCGGTCATCGAGACCGAAACCCTGCGGTGCAAAGAGATCGTCGACGGACTGTTGGATCTTTCCCGCCCGCCGAAGCCCGGAGTCTGCCCGGTGGATTTGCGCGAACTCGCCGAGGACGTGGCGGCGAAGTTGTCGGAATCGGATCAGACGCAGGGGGTTGGGATCTCTGTTGATGGAGAAGCCTCCGCGCAGGGCGACGTGCTCAAGCTGCGCCAGGTTGTTTTCAACCTCGTGAAGAACGCCGTCGAGGCCGTCGGCCCGGGCGGCCGGGTCGAGGTGCGGATCACCGATGGTGAAGGACAGACCGAACTGGCTGTCAGCGACAACGGGCCGGGTTTCCCCGCCGACGTCCGCGAGCATCTGTTCGAGCCCTTCTTCACCACGAAGCCGCGCGGCACCGGTCTCGGTCTGGCCGTGTCGCGCGCCATCGCGCTGGCGCATGGGGGCGATCTCCTCGTCGATGCCCCGGGGCGCGGAGCCAGGGTCGTGCTGCGCCTTCCGAGGGCCTCAGAGAGGGGGGCAACATGA
- a CDS encoding cupredoxin domain-containing protein, producing the protein MKTATIAIIASLAAIFLALPACAKDRDAAPASMHSQYKAAETGHEQVVELWVTSDGFVPASFKVRAGHPVKLVVTRQVERTCATDIVIKDLKISAPLPLNEAVELTFTPTKPGKIRFACSMNHISGEILVE; encoded by the coding sequence TTGAAGACCGCAACTATCGCCATCATCGCCTCGTTGGCCGCAATCTTTCTGGCCCTCCCGGCCTGTGCGAAGGACCGGGACGCGGCACCGGCATCTATGCATTCCCAGTACAAAGCCGCCGAGACGGGTCACGAGCAGGTCGTCGAGCTCTGGGTGACCTCGGACGGGTTCGTCCCCGCCTCTTTTAAAGTCCGCGCCGGGCACCCGGTGAAGCTCGTCGTCACCCGCCAGGTGGAGCGGACTTGCGCGACCGACATCGTCATCAAAGACCTCAAGATCTCCGCTCCGTTGCCTCTTAACGAAGCGGTGGAGCTCACTTTCACGCCGACCAAACCCGGCAAGATCAGGTTCGCCTGCTCCATGAACCACATCTCCGGCGAGATCCTTGTCGAGTAG